TTGAAAGCTTTAATTACCTTCTCTTTATTATCCATCATATCACCTCTTGAATTATTCCAGTTACCTGTTTATTATTCCATTTTAAATCCATATAATATTTGTTACGAACAGTTCGATGAAATGGTTAAAGAGTATCATTCAACCAATCCCAGTCTACCTTCTTTTTCTAAGTCTTCAAGGACCTGACAGACAAATTCATAATCCAGTTCAAGATCATCAGCAACTTCATAATCATAGCTTTCGGAGTAGTTTTGATAATAGCCTAATATCTCTTTTTTAGCAGTATCATAATCAATTTCACGAGTCCTGATCACTTTTATTGATTCCTTCAATTACCCCAACTCACTCATTTAATTTGAATCTTCCACTTTTAATTTCAATGGCATCCAGTGGACATTCCCTGACACATATCTCACAGTATCCACAGGTGGCAGGGTCAATTTCTGCCATTTTATCCGGGTTGAAGGTTACTGTATCCAGTCCAATGAGTACCTGGGGGCAACTTTTAATACACTCTTCCTGGCACTTTTCTGGGTTGCACTTTTCTGGGTCCACCACTGCGGTTTTCATGGCAAAGCCGAGGCCCCGTTTAATGGCTTCTTTTATCTGGTAGCTGGCCAGGTGCATGCTGGTATCACCCACTGCAGGGTCAGTGTCGCTGCTGGCATTACAGGGATAGTTGTGGAGTTTCAGGGTGGCACTTGATTCTGCTTCTTCTGCTGGTGTGCTCCACAGTCCCCTGACAATGTAATCTGTGGAACCGCAGGGCGCTCCCCTTAGAACTTCAACCTTTTTAATGTATCTATCGGACTTGATGAACAGGACTGGTTTACCGAATCTGGTGGCAAACTCATCTATGGGTGCATCACCCACTGGTTCCAGGGAACAGAATGGTTTGGGGAAAACTATCCTGACATCAGGGGCAGATTCTTGGATCTCCTTCTGCAGTCCAGGGGGCATCTGCTGGGGATCGTACACCGGTATTATGGCAGATTTTGCACCGGTTTCTTGAGCTATGTAGGTGACTATCATGTTAATATCACCGGATAGTCCCACTGCAATGATGAGATCTGCTGGGGGTAAATTCTGGGGGATGTAACTGGTGAAATCTTCTATGAACTCCGGTAGATCCTGGGGGAATTCTTCCATTCCCACTATGTTACTGGCCATTCCGTGCTCCGCCAGGTTGTTGACCACCCGACTCCCATACTTACCTGAAATTAAAAGGTAAATTTTCATGCTTCCTCCAAGGGGTAGGATTTTTTCATGACCCCTCCAATTATATCAAGGATAAGATTTTTTCATGATTGTTCAAAAAAAATGAATCAGAGTAGAATTTTTTTCATTCCTCCAGTCTTCTGCATTTGAAGATTACTGTACCTCCGTCAGTGTAAGGTTTTCCAGGATCAACACACTGCAGGTAGGCATGGTCCTTATCACCTTCCCTGGTTAATCCCAGGCTCAGTGGGATCCAGTTATGTTCTAGAATAGTAGTATAATGGAGAATAGTAGATAGTGCGTGGGTGCAGAGGGCATCGGTTTTATCCAGGTCGATTTCTGGATCCTCGAAAACCATAACGTCCCCTTCTTTGTAAACTGGGCAGTGTCCCCTTATTTCATGGACGGTTATCTCCAGCATTTATTCACCTGCCTTCATCTGTAATTCTTATAATATTTATGTACTCAGGAGTTCTTATGTACTCCGGAGTAATTAACCATGAGAATTACTTTAGTAAAAATAAACATTCAATGAGTGAATATCAAAATATAAAAAAATTAGTATTGGGGAGGGGTGTTTCAACCCCAATTACATATTAATCCGGTGTTTTATCCCATCAATTAGGGAGCTAACCCAGATTAGGGAGCTAACCCTGATTTTTACATTAATTCGTCACGTAGGTCTATGGTATCTTTCAGGTCTGGTCCGGTACTGATTATGGTTACTGGTACCTTGGTTTCGTCCTGGATTTCCTGTACGAACTGTTTGACTTCTGCAGATAGGTCTGAGTATTCAGTTACCCTTTCACAGGATGGGTATAACCGGTCCACACAGGTTAGTGCGATCTGGGTTGCACCGTTTATCATGCATGATTCACGGGCCAGTTCCATGTCAAATAGTCCTACTCTTCTTCTTCGTCCGGTAACTGTTCCGTATTCTTCGATATCCATCTTTTCAGCTTCACCCTGGGTGATCTCTGATGGGAATGGTCCTTCTCCAACA
The sequence above is a segment of the Methanobacterium formicicum DSM 3637 genome. Coding sequences within it:
- a CDS encoding DUF166 domain-containing protein; protein product: MKIYLLISGKYGSRVVNNLAEHGMASNIVGMEEFPQDLPEFIEDFTSYIPQNLPPADLIIAVGLSGDINMIVTYIAQETGAKSAIIPVYDPQQMPPGLQKEIQESAPDVRIVFPKPFCSLEPVGDAPIDEFATRFGKPVLFIKSDRYIKKVEVLRGAPCGSTDYIVRGLWSTPAEEAESSATLKLHNYPCNASSDTDPAVGDTSMHLASYQIKEAIKRGLGFAMKTAVVDPEKCNPEKCQEECIKSCPQVLIGLDTVTFNPDKMAEIDPATCGYCEICVRECPLDAIEIKSGRFKLNE
- a CDS encoding TIGR04076 family protein produces the protein MLEITVHEIRGHCPVYKEGDVMVFEDPEIDLDKTDALCTHALSTILHYTTILEHNWIPLSLGLTREGDKDHAYLQCVDPGKPYTDGGTVIFKCRRLEE